GATATTGTCACATAGACTTGAAGTTGCGAAAGACACACTGGCACCTACTGAATTGAAGCTGGCTCGTCGTTACTCTCGCGGACGAGTTTCCGAGGAAATTTGTTACTACTATGTGTCCGGCCCAAATTGTATGTAACAATCAAACAGCGAGAGAGTTCAGAGAGAACGGAAGACCGCTGATGTGAGGGGCACAAACAACCAAAATTAACGTGTACCTATATGCGCCCCTTTGTAAATATTAGACCAGCTGGAATTTACGCTCCTGGCTTGAAAATTCAGACATGTTCTGAAGCGTAGCACGATAAAACAAAGCTCGCGTACTGTAATCAAGCCTATGATTCAATGCATCCAATTCTGGTAGGTAGTAGCGGCCGAGTAACTAGGGTCCTCGTAACACGGGGGTGCCGTGTGACCCAGTGGCGAATCTTGTTAGCCACTGGCATATCGCCAACTACGACCACCCGCACAAGCTTACCCCCCGAGAGTATTCTAGCGATTTTTCTGCAACAAATAGACATGAGCCCTGTATCTCCAAAGCTCGAATCTTTTCAGAGCAGTCCCGTATCTATTAGGGCAGTATCATCAGGCTTTTCCGACATTGAATCGGTTGTCTCTCTGGTGGATCAGAGTACGTATCAAGTTGATGATCGCGCCTTTCTCAGTACGCTAACTTCTATCCTTGTTGAACGTACTAAATTAAACCAGAGCTCCCGGACGAAGCTGTTGTGGCTGAAGACCGAAAACTCGCACCAGTTCATCCAGAGTTTGCATTTTCAGATGGCACAGTCGAGATTCAGGCAAGCGAACGAGTGAACCGTTGAGAAGCAATCGCTCATTCCGTATAACAGACGATGAATCAAGTCTTCTGGGTTCATGAAATCTTTATAAATAAGTTTTCAGTACTCGCCGCCCTCATACAAAGGGCaaaagcctccaacacaaaCTTGGAACCTGGAAGTCGCATTGTGCTCGTTTGCGAGCCAAAAATTCAAGGGGCAGATATTTTCAACACTCTCAAAGTTATATACGCATCGTGAGTGATGGCATCCCATCTATGAATGTGCAATCACAATAACCTGGCCTTCAGTTACATCGACGGGATCCCTGATTTTGATTCAAACATTATGATATCTGCCCTACGCATCGCCTCCATTTTTGACTATCCTAATCTACGGAAATTCGCCCTTTCGAGACTGGAAGGAATGAGCCTTTCTGCCCTTCACAGAATTCAGCTCTCCGATGAACTTCTAATTCCCTCATGGGAGATGCCTGCGTTTGTTGAGCTTTGTAATCGCGCAGAGCCTATTACATTGACCGAGGCCGACGTCCTAGGAATGTCCCGGTTTGTCGAAATCGCTCGAATTAGGGAAACTCAAAAAGGTCATCAGGTGACCAAACTGGTGAACAAGGCCCTTCCTAAACTTTTAGAAAGCTCGCAGTCGAATAATTCTAGCGCCTCTGAGTCTACTCAAGATGAATCTGGTTAGTTCGTACTTTCCCCAATGTGCTACAAACTAAATTCATTTGCGTATGTCCCTATATCAAGGCTATCTCTCAGGTCGTTCACAATTACCTGAATGCAAATGTCGCGTTAGTGCGCATAACAACAAGGTCAAGCCCTGTAGTATTCATAGTATCGCGTGTCAAGTTCTGGAGGAGGGTCGAGCATTATTCAAATAACGAAACGAACTCTTGGAGCGGGTTGGAACCTTACGGTCTTCCTTTGGTAGTCTTGAACAAGTGATTTCCTCTTCTAGCTCTGAAGTGCTAGACATCCATGCAGAGCTCTCAAAAGCGCCCTGGATTCGCAAAAAGCATACTGTAGAATCCGACATAGATCCTGCCGACGAACCTACGCCGAAATCTGCAACGAGGGCCACCGAAGAAGCCACGGCTGAATCCATCGGGGAATCCACCACTAAAACCTTTGCGCAGGAATGAGTTACAACACCGTCCGAGGTACCATGACGTACTCGGGAGTGGTCACCCGCTAGACAGTAGCCACCGGTGAATTCTCAGTCTTCATGAAAGCAACCAACTTAATGTTTTGCTCAAAGCCTTGCGCTATACTCTTTCCCCTGTATACTAAGTGCCCAATTCTGTATACGAAAGCATGGTCATGACTGTGTATAGCCTTTCAGTAAAGTATTATGAAACCGGATGCGCCTTATAAGTCGGCACCGTGCTACCTTGCTTGCCTTAGAGATCATTGATGCGTTTTGTACCCTTGGCTGAATAAATTTGATGCGTCGCATAGCCATTGAGAACGTGCGTATATGCAATGTCTACTAATGCCACTGGCCGCTTGGACACTATACCTACAATGGGTAACAGCGATCCATTCACCTCAACAAACAAAATTCCAAGTCCCCACGAAAACCGAGTACAAAACAGAGGCAGAAAGCACACGCAAAACCACATGGGAAAAAATGCCACAACAAGAAACCGATGCGatgtatgtatatatgggGTGGGATGTAATCAACAATGATCGAtggaataaaaaaaaaacaagacCCTTTATACGATAATAGACGAAGCTCTAAAGACTTGCACGCGGGGCCCCGCGCTCTAGAATTTCCAGTCTTCGTCGATCTCCATGGCCCAAGGGACTATGAGTCGCGTGCCGTCAGTGATGATGCGTGTGGAAGCAAATGATGGCACTTACATTTGTTCAACAACGTCTTGGCGAAAATCTTTTCGATGGGGACGTCGTGTTTTTTGCACCAAGCAGCGGTAATTCTAAGTTTGGAAGTTAGCCTCGTGGTGCGTATACGAGATTTCGAGTAACATACCTTGGGTCCAAATAGTTGATCTTACTCGTACCCAGCGCAACCTCCTTTCCTTCTTCCTTATCTTGCATCTTGAACTTGaacatcttgatcttctcgTCCAGCTTGGTGATTGCATCCAAAACCTTTTCGGGCGTACGACCCTTGGGTCCAGCAGCCTGCTCCGTTCCACGCTCCTCTTTTAGGCGATCGTACTCGGCGTTAATGTCATCAATCTTCTCGTCGAGTGCGctctccttttcttccttttcaCCCTTTTCGACCCGCTTCTCGTTGTCCTTTTCAAACTTTTTCCGTGCCTTGGCGATGTCCTCTTCGCGTTTGGCGTCTTCCCAGCGCTCAATAAACTCGTCGTCGAGGTCAGACTCGAGTTCATCAAGCTCGGGGTGCTTCTTCTTAAGCTTCTTGTCGAGGGTGAATAATTGATGACGGAGCTTCATGCGATTGTACTTGAGACCTCTCAACTATATTCATTCACATAAGTACCCTTTCGAACAGTACTCGCGGGGATACATACCTGGTCGCCAAGTTTGCCCATACTTGCATCGTGGTTCTTGCTCACACTCTTTTGATGGTTACACAAGATGGCCACCATACGATTAGCCCGATTGTACGCCGCAAGCTTCTGAGTAATGTCTGCGTCAGCCGGAGTGTTTTCGTCGAGCTGTTTCTGGAAGGTGATCGAGGCGTTATAGGTACGGAAGACCTTGGCGGACAAGCCCTTCATGTACGAATTCAAATGCTTATTCAAGCCACCAGTCTTTACCAAAGTTAGTGTAAGCCCATAACGGAATAGGCCAAGACATACCGAGACACGATCAAACAGGGCATCTCCCTCGCTCTTGCCATCACCCTTGAAGATTCGAATGTTCTTAAAGATCTGGGGCTCAACTTCGACAACGTTGTAATAACGAATCGAATCTTTACCCAAAAAGTCGAAGATGAGTTTGTTGGGAGGCTCAAGCATGATGTGCTCATAACGCAGGGAACAACAGCCGACTGTATCAGCCTCATCTTCGCCCTTTTCGTTACCTGCTCGGAGCGCCAGGCGATCGATAAAGTACATGGCAGTGGCGCGTTGTCGGTCGGCGCTGGTCTTGTTCTTGAGATCACGGGTGTAATCTTCTCGGATGCGATCGACATGTTTCTGTTTACATCGGAGCCAATAACGTTTAATTTGGTATTGATAAATATATCAACGAATGGCTAACCTTGAGTTCGCGGGCCTTTTCGAATTTTTGCATGTCGGACTGGCCCTTGAGTGAACTACCAGCGGCGAGGAAGACATACTTGAAGTTGCCATTGACGTTCTCCTTCCAGCTTGCGAGCCACGTCACGGTTTGGTCGTGCTGAATCTTTCCCCACTTGCCAGGAATGTTTGGTACGGGGATCGGTGCATTCTGACCAATATTGATTGTAATGTCCTCTGGGCGCAGACGATACTAAGTATAAGACGTAAGTGCAAGTGCAGACACTATATCATAGTACCCACCTTGTGTTTGCCTTTTTTGGGATGCTTGCCTCGTCCTCTGAAGAGACCTGGAGGTTCTATCCTGAAGTTGCCAACCTTTTCGGGGCGACCGTCCATCGTACAAGCAGTATACTTTTCTTCGTCCTTGGACTTGGCCTCCTTGATAGCCTTTTTTTCGGCGGCAGTCAtggatttcttctttgccTTTTCGGCTTCAAAGAAATCGAACATGGGCCGGAAGTCGCACTTGTCAAAGTCTTTGATGACTATACCATTGCGCTATAGCCAAAAGAAGAAGTAAATTAAAATCGGTTGCAATGACAGTACGATGTGGCGCACAGGAAACGGAAAAGATGAAGGGACGAGAACTTACGGGAGGGTGATCCTTGAGCACAGCCTGCCAGTCACCAAAAAAGTTCTTTTGGAAGACCTCATCGGCAGCGTGTTCAGTCTCGAGTAAGGCTCCGAACCAGCCTGCGAGCTCTTCGGACTCGGGAGGGAGGTCGACCTCCTTGCCTGTATGCATGTATAAGTAGATGCTGAATGTATGCATGAAACGACAAACCATTGTATTTCATCTTGACGTGCTTGGGTAGAGGTTCGTAGGGAGGAGGGAAGAGTACGCCAGCATGCTCGAGGGTTGTCCATTTGGTGGTACCGTCGCCCAGAGCTTCAGTCTCCCACCTGGAGAGGGGTGAGGGTGGGACGATAGCAAAAGCACTACAACATACCACTTGAAGCGTTcggcctcttcctcttcctccttttGTTTCTTGAGGGCACGAGCGCTTAGCTTTTTGTCACCGTCCTCCTTCTTGACCTTGGCTTTACCTTTTGAGGGCTTGACATCTTCGTCAGACTCTTCCTTCTTGACAGCCTTGCCGTTCTTCTTGGGAGTCTTGCGAGCAGGCTTGacatcttcgtcttcgtcaGACTCCTGCTTGACTTTTTTTCGGGAGGCAGGCTTCTTCTTAGAGAGTGGAACATCTGGCTCGGACTCGGACTCGGATGCTGAAACCTCTTCCTCGCCACTCTCGTTGGCTCCATTCTTGTTCCGAGTGACGgaatcgtcgtcgtcgtcgtcgtcgtcgtcgtctgTCGTCGCTCGACTCCTTCTTGACAGGGGCCTTGGTCTTCATGCGCGAGCTAACTGgtttggacttggacttgcCATTGGCAGCTGCCTTGATGCGCTTGTTGAGGGGCTCGTCGTCGGACTCGTCGGCGTCGGCCATGTCGACATCGCCATCCTCGGTCTTGACGAGGGGAACAGCAGCCTCATGTTGGCCAAGTTCAGTCATATCCTTCTTGGATGCGGGGGTGCGGGATTTGCCATTGGACTTCTTGAGTGCGCCAGGGAGGGGCACGGCTGCGGCGGCAAGCTGCTTAGCAGGCCGGGCAACGTCTGGGCCGCTGTCGTCGCTGTTGACAGTGCTGCGTGGGCGCTTGGCCTGGACACAGTAAGCATCGTGAATTCAAAATTGCAGAGTCGCAGACACTCACTGGGCCACCGTCCGCGGAGGCCGAGGGCCGTGGGCGTTTGCTAGTTGCACGGCTCGTGGCAGTCGACGACTGCGCCAACGGAGCGTCGTCGCCACTCTCCGAGTCGCTCGTCACGCGTCGGGCCATATCCTCGAATTATTCCACAATTACAATTTATCGTCTGAAATTTCAAATCACGGCCTCCAACCAGTCGTGGGCAGGCAAGAGCAGGATGGGTGGAGAGAGGCAGAGGCAGAGCGgaatgcgaacaaggcaGCACACCTCGTCCCTTTTATAGCGATCGGAGCGTGTGCTGTGGTTTGTTGGAGGCACCCTAGCCGGCCCTAAAGCAGCCCGATTTCCCACCACTTCGAGGTCCCTGTAATCCAATTTCATCTCGTGACCTCACCCATACCCATACACTTACCTCCCAACCCATCTGCCGCGGCGTATATATCTATACTTGCCATGTCCGAACCCCTATACCGTGACCCATGGGCCAAGCGCGAGGCCTGGCGTAAACATCCTATTTTCACCACCCGCAACATGTTCAAAAACTCGCTTCCGGGCTTTGGTATCGCCGTCGTAGCCTTTACCGCCTATGTCGCCGCCGAAAAGTTTGTCTTTGCCGAGAAAAAGAGTCATCACTAGATATGCGTTGGAAGTAGGTCTGTGGGCGGAAATACTGCAGCTAGGGCGAGTGAGTCGAGGAGCGTATTCGTCGGGAAAGCGTACTGATTCGAATCAATCAGCAGGTGACGTGCCTACACCTCTTTATCTCCTCTTCTTGCCGCAATGTGCCAGTGCGGCTGTTGCGTGTTCAGTAGAAATTCCAAGCCTCGTGGCTCCAATGCATCTCGTGCGGTCCAGGTGTCTGCGGCCTCTGTATCCGGATTCTACTCATTAAATGCCTTCATGAAAGATTGGACACCCAATCCCAGTCTCCATAATTAGGCCCAAGATAACATATATGGCACAACGGATTACCATACATCAACCAATCACAAATAAGCCAATACACCTAGACCGTCACACAGCTCCGATCAGCTTCCTTTCTTCTCACCTCTCAAAAATTCTACGCTTTTGCAATTGGCAGCGTATGCGCGCTTGCAGAGTCAATTGAGATCCATATCCGAGCACAGGCGCTCAGCTGCGTGTTTTGATTAAGTCTTGATTAGAACTAGGGACCAATAGCGTCACGCCTGGGAGCTGTGTCTCCATGCGCGGCAGGCTGTACTGGATCGTAAAGACTTGCAGCACAAGTAACCAAGAGACATTTCGTTCTGTCATATGACGTCTTGTACAAATTCCCGGGCCTTCGCCAAGCGTTAGCAAATTCCGAACTCCATTAACTGGTACAAGGCCAGAATTCATAAACCATTTTACTACCTATGTCAATGTGCAGGCGGAGATGCTAGTGGACGACTCCTTTGATTCGAAGTCCTCGGTCAATTCGGGGTGTACACGATGCGTGGAAAATTATAGTTCGCTATAGGCCCCTTAATTATAGTAGTAATGCTCGGAGTGCTATGTACGATCGATTTACTTGAACGCGCCCCGGCAATACTAGAACGAACGTCACGACACCAATATTTAGAGTCATGAGGCCGCACGATACACGAGTTCCAGAAAAGGATAACATTAGATATATACAGACGAACGTCACACTGATGCCATAGAAGGGATGAATCCATCCCCTCTCGGCAAGAGACGCTGGTCCCGATATTGTTACCCCAGCCGGCCGGTCGACACGAGGGATTAACGTGCTACTCAACTGAGAGCGATCTGCATTTATAGCGTGGTTTTTGTGAGCGGCACAAAGCACATGGGATCGACAGGAGGGCTATGCGCATAAGATTTCCTGTAGATCCAACAGTGTCGTGCTGGGTGATGGATGTACATATATGTTCCAATCTATGAGGTAAATGTCGACTAGTGCTGCTATTGGTTTCGTGATGTATTAATATAAATCTGCGGGGAATACTCTAATACTGCACGGCGGCAATGACACACTCTGGATCTGGGTGCGAGGcaagtccttggaatgtGTCCAGGCCAGAGTCATGATAATCTGGAAAGTTGGGGAGCAAGATCAAGAGCATGAATTACTGCGACCTTCGGAGTTTTCAGGACCAACTCGGTACATCTACTTCCTACAGCCTTTACCTCTCGTTCCTTGTCTAGAAGTTTCGAGCGAGAACTTGGTCCACTGAAGCGGTTTACAGTTATCTTGACGCGTTGTGCCTTTACACGATAAAGTTCCCACATTGAGATATGACGTACGCTCACAGGGTTTCAATCCGAGGGAAGCACACAGTGATGCGAATACCGAGTCGATATAGTCATAAGAAACATCTACCTCGGGGCTTCCTCATGGTTGGGGTCTCTTTAGGACACCGACGTCCAGTAAGACCCTATAGAGAACCATAGGTAAGTTCTATCACCTAAAGATACCGTAGTCCAGCCAGCCAAGTGTGTATCTAATTttgacatatatgcagtctcGGGATCATCTAGGTCCGGGCATTGTAATAGCAGAACGTGTCGCATTGACAAAACATTCTATCAAGAGGCTGGTTCATTCCAACCTTAAGGGTTCCGAAGTCACTCTAGCGGAGATATACCCACTAACCACAAAAGCATATATAGGATCCATGTAATGTACATTTACTATCGTAGGGTGCCATGTTGAATAATACCAAAAAACCATACGGATTGGAGTCACCAGCGTGCATAAAACATAGGTCAGAAGGACCCTATACAACCATCTCGAAGTAGGTTATGGAGTGGCGATTTTGCCATGCTATTCTAGATCTGAAACTACATATATCATGCTTTGGATGAGAATGAGTCCTTTCGACATATTAACGTGCACTAGAAGCTTACCGTTACATCGATTATATAGTCCTATTAGGGAGCTTGTGTTTAGCCCATAATTTGCTATCACCGAAAAACTGTAGACCCCATAACTCGGTCAATCTTTGGATATTTTATCACAGGATCACAGGAGAGTAAGAGTAAACACACTTGATTCGGACGACTTGGCTCCGGAGTTGAGCTTGGTATAACGAGTTCAAAGTTTAGGTGATTGCTCATGTATAAACTCTCTACCACTCAATTCAAGGCTGAATTGAACCCGTATATAACTTACTGGAAAATCTGATTGTTGGATTAAAGCATACACGTTGCTCATGATCAGGTAGGTAGCATTTCACAGTCATGATCAAACCAGGTACTTACGGCATATAGGGTTGGCCCATCACTTGGCGTTGTCAAGGATCCCTCCAAACTAGCAGTACTACCGATTTCGTGGAATGTTGAGCGCCAACATCGAACTGAAATATGCGGCGAAGTCGGGGTTACCCAAGAATTTGTCAGGGCAACTAGGCACTGCCCAACTATGTGCAACTTAAAATTGACCACACCTATTGATCCTATCTTCTAACTTTTCTGGTCTGAAAAAACATGGGCAGGTTATCTTTCGTGTCTTTTGTGAACAAACTCCTTCCAGAACGAAAGCACTACTGCTTATTGTCCTACACTGTGGCTCTTTTTGCATGCTCATCCACTATTGCAGCATTCGGAGTTGCTGGCTCATGGTACATCTACAGGAGCATATTTGCAACATTTTCTTCCCGCCTGGGGGCTCGCACGCTCCTCTACCACCTTACAGTTATTCTCCTTCGCTTGCGGAACCCGAAAATACTGGAACATGGTTTGAATATTATTGCATCAATAGCATTGAGCTTTATATGGATTGGAGGTGCAGTCTGGTCCCAGTGGTTTGATGCGGATATATGGGGGTATAAGCTCTGCGCCGGTTGTCAAGGGTGGGGAATATTGAAGTTTCATGGCGGAGTCCTTGCTGGAATAGAGGCCACTATACTCGCTATGAGCGCCACCCTTTTCATCCGGAGCCGAGTGGCAGATTTCAGTTCTGGGGAGCCATCGAGAGACGAGTAGTACGAGGTAAGCATGCATGTTGGCCTTATCGTTCAATTCCCAAAATTAACGCGCGTTATAGGCGCCGTTTCTTGGGTAGTTCGCATGCCTTTATATCCCCTCTGAGTACGCGTTTCTTCAGATTTAGTCCAGCTATGTACTCAAGTACATTTCATTCAAGTGTGTTAATACCCATTTGAATGCCCTTATTTACTGATACCCCCAAAATGTGTACTTTTTCAAACTGCCTGGGTCGTAAGATAATCATGATTATACCCCATGCTTTCTCGTGAAGCGTTTGAAAATCTTGCTGCGACCCTTCCGAAAGCATGTTCAGTCTAAGGTATTGGATCTCTGAGCACAGTCAAGTATGTACCTCTTGATGTTTCATGACCACAAGGGTTACGATTGCCGAAATCCAGTAGAAGATGTACGAGAGCACAGTCCCAACTAAATTAGAGCGCCAATCAGAAGAGAGCATAATATGTTGGGTAGACTCGGGCGCTTACGACTGCCATTGTTGCTCCATCCAAAAATGGCACTGAAAATACTCCAGCCAAGAGCATCCGTTTTGCTTTCTGGATTACAGCAATTTAGGTGCCAAATGTTCCCCACGACGTCGTAGGATCCGGGTCCATTGCCAGCTTCGGCGACGTCGCCTCCAACCTATTCAGAGATTGTGAGCAATTGATTCTTAGAGGTATGCTTAAACCAACCTTGGTGTTAAATTTATATCTCTCGAACGCGCCAACTGACTTGGAAAATAGCCCAGCGCCTATCAAGAGTAGGAATGAGGTACTAGCAATGAGGAATATAGAAAGGCCTGTGGTAATCAAAGTTAAGACGCTTAAGCTAGGTATAAGTGCGTGTGATAGTTACTAGTACGAGAAGAGGTTGCATAAATCAAGTATCCAACGAGCAGTCCGCATATAAGCCCTATaattgctgcaagagggATAGAAGTGGCCGATTGTCCGAGAGATACCTGTATAGTCAAGCCACTACCATAAATTAGGGTAGAGGATGGTCAACAAAACACTGTACCCCGCCGACGAATACAACCGCCTCCAAGCCTTCTCGAAGTACAGTGATAAATGGAAGAATAAAAAGAATCCATTTGCCATTTTTTCCAGAGGCGTTTCCCATTTTACCCTTGATCATGGTCTGAGCTCTGGTATGGTATTGTAAAAAGACTGACTCACTTCGAATGCGTCCGAAAGCTTTACCCTCCACTTTTCTCGAGCTCGATCCATACGAAGCATAGTCAAACCCATGACGAAAATGAGTATAGAGCTTGAAAGGGTATAAGAAGCTATGTAATATGAGTAGCTGAATAAGAACTCACGCGATAAGGCTGAAAATTCCTTCCCAGAGTTCTTCCGCGGATGAAAACAGATCTACCACCTTGGTGAACCATACTGCTATGAAAGCTGCGCCGCTATTCACAGAGCATGAGCAGTTGTATTGGTTGAAACGGAGTACGTACATAGCAAGTGCGATAACCAATCCTGCAGCTGCCCCTGTCAATACTTGCAATCTCATCTTACGGATGAGACGGCGCTTGTCGTGGGGTAATGGCTGCGCTCCTCTGCGTGGTCTTGTGGGGGCGTATCCGTGCCGCTTTCATCTGGGCCTTCCGCCTTGGACTCACGAGTTCGGGAACGTCCGAGCGATGGATCTGAGCCCCTCGATGAGCCTGTGAGGATAGCGAAGGGTGTCCAAGGGATGCGTTTAAAACGATCTGTTCAACGAGAGACAAAAGGACTGCGACAATGATGGACGCCTCGAGCGATTCACGGAAGAGCTGTAATTAAATGAATTGACTAGAGCAATCAAAATATGCTAGGAATACCTACTATAAAAATATGGGAACCTGAAGAGAACATAATTTTATGAGATTTACCTGCAAGCAAAACTCATATATACTCACGCTGAAAACATTCTTCGGCATGACTTGCTGGGGGGGTGAAGTTTTAGTGGGTGAATCTGGCTCTAAAAGGTCAGTAGTGCTGGGCGACTGAGTTTGGGGTATCCATTCTCGACCGAAGAGCTCCGCCGAACGGTTTCAGGCCAGGGGCAGAAAGTCGTGCAATCTTATCGGTCTACCAATAGGATCGCTCTATCAGATACTCGTAAAACGATTCACGCAACGATGATTATTTTTAGCTTGCCCCGGACATAAACACATGCTTGGATGTGAGACCTCGAAGACCCGGTGGACCAATTGGGAGTCAGCATGCTCTCGCCCGTGGTCAAAAGAACTCAGTAGATCAGGAACGTCCAATTTTGTCTGAGGGATCTATCGGCTTAAATCTTATCTGATGCCGGTATCAATTTCGAATTTGAGATCCAATCCCAAGACGTCCACATATGAAAATGGTCCAGTTCCTCAAGCTCGACGACCGCACCGTCGTACAGTCTTGTTCCTTCACCATGAGGCTCCTTGAGGCTGTATTACTAGCTTATTCTACCTCACTATCCTCTGTGCTAGCCGCCACTCACGAGATATGGTGCGCCTTCACCGATTGTATTTCCCCGATCTAGCCACAATTATCTGATACCGCCTGTAGGTGGGATATTACTTATCTTAATGCCAATCCAGATGGGTTACACGAAAGGAGGGTGATTGGAATCAACGGTACCTGGCCGTAAGCGCAAATAAAActttgattggcttggctCGCTCACTCCTCGGCTACGTACTAGGCCCCCGCCGATCGAATTGAGCAGCAATGACACACTGTGGTCCAcgctgtaagtacccaaacCAAGAGTTGCTGTAGTCAACTAGAATGCATTGGCTCTCCAGCATAACTCTTTGGATGTCCCTACGTCTCTACACCACCACGGAATGTTCTTTCCAAACAGAACATATTTCGACGGAGCGGTCGGAGTTTCCCAATGGTGAGTTGGCCATATGATACAATCCATCATAATTAACGTAAGCTACTTAGCGGAATTCCTCCTGGAGAATCCTTTACCTATGAAGTTCCGGTCTTCGAGTCCGCACAGTGGGGCACCTATTGGATTCATGCACATGCATCGGCCAATATGTAGATGGTCTCCGTGGGCCTGTTGTGGTTCACCACAAAGACGCAGCCGGAGAATCTCTCGAGGCTCATAGGTCATCCTATGATGACGAAATGACCGTCGTCCTGGCTGATTGGTACCACGACGAACACTCGGTCAACAACGCCAAATTTCTCTCACGATGGAACCCTGGTGGAGCTGAGCCTGTCCCTGGTAAGGCGTAAAATCGTACCATTCTCGAATTT
The window above is part of the Rhizoctonia solani chromosome 7, complete sequence genome. Proteins encoded here:
- a CDS encoding DNA topoisomerase 1, giving the protein MARRVTSDSESGDDAPLAQSSTATSRATSKRPRPSASADGGPAKRPRSTVNSDDSGPDVARPAKQLAAAAVPLPGALKKSNGKSRTPASKKDMTELGQHEAAVPLVKTEDGDVDMADADESDDEPLNKRIKAAANGKSKSRATTDDDDDDDDDDSVTRNKNGANESGEEEVSASESESEPDVPLSKKKPASRKKVKQESDEDEDVKPARKTPKKNGKAVKKEESDEDVKPSKGKAKVKKEDGDKKLSARALKKQKEEEEEAERFKWWETEALGDGTTKWTTLEHAGVLFPPPYEPLPKHVKMKYNGKEVDLPPESEELAGWFGALLETEHAADEVFQKNFFGDWQAVLKDHPPRNGIVIKDFDKCDFRPMFDFFEAEKAKKKSMTAAEKKAIKEAKSKDEEKYTACTMDGRPEKVGNFRIEPPGLFRGRGKHPKKGKHKYRLRPEDITINIGQNAPIPVPNIPGKWGKIQHDQTVTWLASWKENVNGNFKYVFLAAGSSLKGQSDMQKFEKARELKKHVDRIREDYTRDLKNKTSADRQRATAMYFIDRLALRAGNEKGEDEADTVGCCSLRYEHIMLEPPNKLIFDFLGKDSIRYYNVVEVEPQIFKNIRIFKGDGKSEGDALFDRVSTGGLNKHLNSYMKGLSAKVFRTYNASITFQKQLDENTPADADITQKLAAYNRANRMVAILCNHQKSVSKNHDASMGKLGDQLRGLKYNRMKLRHQLFTLDKKLKKKHPELDELESDLDDEFIERWEDAKREEDIAKARKKFEKDNEKRVEKGEKEEKESALDEKIDDINAEYDRLKEERGTEQAAGPKGRTPEKVLDAITKLDEKIKMFKFKMQDKEEGKEVALGTSKINYLDPRITAAWCKKHDVPIEKIFAKTLLNKFPWAMEIDEDWKF
- a CDS encoding NADH-ubiquinone oxidoreductase family protein, whose product is MSEPLYRDPWAKREAWRKHPIFTTRNMFKNSLPGFGIAVVAFTAYVAAEKSVGGNTAARATGDVPTPLYLLFLPQCASAAVSAASVSGFYSLNAFMKDWTPNPSLHN
- a CDS encoding plasma membrane iron permease codes for the protein MPKNVFSLFRESLEASIIVAVLLSLVEQIVLNASLGHPSLSSQAHRGAQIHRSDVPELPLPHDKRRLIRKMRLQVLTGAAAGLVIALAIGAAFIAVWFTKVVDLFSSAEELWEGIFSLIASILIFVMGLTMLRMDRAREKWRVKLSDAFEGKMGNASGKNGKWILFILPFITVLREGLEAVVFVGGVSLGQSATSIPLAAIIGLICGLLVGYLIYATSSRTSLSIFLIASTSFLLLIGAGLFSKSVGAFERYKFNTKVGGDVAEAGNGPGSYDVVGNIWHLNCCNPESKTDALGWSIFSAIFGWSNNGSLGTVLSYIFYWISAIVTLVVMKHQEVHT